A portion of the Paenibacillus marchantiae genome contains these proteins:
- a CDS encoding winged helix-turn-helix transcriptional regulator, giving the protein MRKNPADGCPSPYGCSVEVTLSVIGGKWKGAILYHLFSGSLRFNEIRKLFPDITQRMLTLQLRELESSGIVHREIYPQVPPKVEYSLTPFGETLQPIIYSMRDWGEQYTNEVQARSQDV; this is encoded by the coding sequence ATGAGAAAAAACCCGGCCGATGGGTGCCCCTCGCCTTATGGCTGTTCCGTCGAAGTCACGCTGAGCGTCATTGGAGGCAAATGGAAAGGTGCGATTCTATATCACCTATTCTCCGGCTCGTTAAGATTCAACGAGATTAGAAAGTTATTCCCTGATATTACTCAGCGGATGTTAACTCTCCAATTAAGAGAGCTGGAAAGCAGCGGAATTGTTCACAGGGAAATCTATCCTCAGGTTCCACCCAAAGTGGAATATTCGCTTACACCGTTTGGAGAAACGCTCCAGCCGATTATTTACAGCATGCGAGACTGGGGAGAACAGTATACAAATGAAGTCCAGGCCAGATCACAAGATGTCTAA
- a CDS encoding DoxX family protein, with the protein MLDAGLLIIRLVIGFIMMGHACKKLFGWFGGEGISGTTEFFGAIGLRPARVMAVCGGLIELIGGFLFGAGLWTGFAVILLIIPMVVAIAKVHAGKGLWNLNGGFEYNLVMLGSLIGVALAGAGAYSLDTLF; encoded by the coding sequence ATGTTAGACGCCGGATTACTTATCATTCGACTTGTTATTGGTTTCATTATGATGGGTCATGCATGCAAGAAACTGTTTGGCTGGTTTGGTGGAGAAGGCATATCAGGAACAACCGAATTTTTCGGGGCGATTGGTCTGAGGCCCGCAAGAGTTATGGCTGTCTGTGGAGGCCTTATTGAGTTGATCGGCGGATTCCTGTTTGGAGCAGGTCTGTGGACTGGTTTTGCTGTCATTTTGCTCATCATCCCTATGGTTGTTGCCATAGCAAAAGTTCATGCAGGTAAAGGACTTTGGAATCTGAACGGAGGATTCGAGTACAATCTGGTTATGCTCGGATCACTGATCGGTGTTGCACTTGCGGGTGCAGGAGCTTACTCCCTGGACACTTTATTCTAA
- a CDS encoding Gfo/Idh/MocA family protein, with translation MRKAKLCFIGAGFHASTNIYPSAVEAGADIQAIATRSIERSEAALLRFGSRGKAYDNTQLMLQNEDCDGVVVVAQPEDQTALALECIRAGKNVYVDKPLGWNAAEAAAVAEAAQKAGVVVMVGFMKRYAPVYMKLKELIDGGSLGRARSFQMKFAVDSTPFCKDEEQFMKLAAIHMVDLMRFLFGEAVQVTGTTVKDGEHINQGISLKFDHGVVGSAYFVGMSAWSRESENVLVTFDNGFALADEINTLTVHQSRTGENLPWKSLEEQDTVFTPSSSPMSGAYRDLYLRGFVGEMAHFMECCQNKSDPHSSGKDNIETMALCDTILASLI, from the coding sequence ATGAGAAAAGCCAAACTTTGTTTTATCGGTGCAGGATTCCATGCATCCACGAATATATATCCATCTGCTGTTGAAGCAGGAGCAGACATTCAGGCCATCGCCACCCGCAGTATTGAACGGTCCGAGGCGGCTCTCCTTCGTTTTGGGAGCAGAGGGAAAGCCTATGACAATACTCAGCTGATGCTGCAGAATGAAGACTGTGACGGCGTCGTTGTTGTGGCGCAACCAGAGGATCAGACAGCACTTGCCCTTGAATGCATCCGGGCTGGCAAAAATGTATACGTGGATAAACCCCTCGGATGGAACGCTGCCGAAGCTGCTGCTGTGGCTGAAGCTGCCCAAAAGGCCGGTGTGGTTGTTATGGTTGGATTCATGAAACGATATGCGCCGGTCTACATGAAACTCAAGGAACTGATTGATGGTGGATCATTGGGGAGAGCACGTTCTTTCCAAATGAAATTTGCTGTAGATAGCACACCATTCTGCAAGGATGAGGAACAATTCATGAAGCTCGCTGCCATTCATATGGTCGATCTGATGCGTTTTCTGTTCGGGGAAGCCGTACAGGTCACAGGCACAACGGTTAAGGACGGAGAACATATTAACCAGGGCATTTCCCTGAAATTTGATCATGGTGTGGTGGGCAGTGCCTACTTTGTTGGCATGAGTGCATGGTCACGCGAAAGCGAAAATGTACTTGTCACCTTTGACAACGGATTTGCGTTAGCAGATGAAATCAACACGCTTACGGTTCATCAATCTCGTACAGGGGAAAACCTTCCCTGGAAATCCCTTGAGGAGCAGGATACTGTTTTCACCCCGTCGAGCTCTCCCATGTCAGGGGCTTATCGCGACCTCTACTTACGAGGATTTGTAGGGGAGATGGCTCATTTTATGGAATGCTGTCAGAACAAATCTGATCCACATTCCAGTGGTAAGGATAATATTGAAACCATGGCGTTATGTGATACCATTCTGGCGTCGCTGATCTGA
- a CDS encoding adenosylhomocysteinase: protein MTIKNTTHERIEEGKRSIHWTEMHMPLLGELKSHFAKELPFAGLTIGICIHVEPKTAVLCRTLQAGGANVVLTGSPGTTKDAVAAALQEEGITVYGQRADRRNEHLQNIQSVLGHQPHLLMDNGADLARTFIQQYDTNSLIGGTEETTTGANLLREETDENIPFPIIVINDSPLKRIMENEHGVGQTIIEGFMRTTNLILPTRRFVIVGYGTCGRGIAKYLRNLGSQVVVVETDPIAGLEAALDGFRVARLEDTFAFAQVYITVTGRPNAILKEHFNQMNDGTILANAGHFSWEMDLESLRQEAEHTEQLTADIEQFTLTNGRRLMLLTQGEMLNLAGGSGNPAETMDLGLSLQAASLLYLVQQRQHLTLGPQPVPHSVNNTIAGQMLKHLSYKI, encoded by the coding sequence ATGACGATCAAGAACACAACACATGAACGTATTGAAGAAGGAAAACGCAGCATTCACTGGACGGAAATGCATATGCCCCTGCTCGGGGAATTGAAATCCCATTTTGCCAAAGAGCTGCCTTTTGCTGGTTTAACCATCGGTATATGTATTCATGTAGAACCTAAAACAGCTGTATTATGCCGCACACTCCAAGCAGGTGGAGCCAACGTTGTATTGACTGGCAGCCCGGGTACAACCAAAGACGCCGTCGCAGCAGCTCTGCAAGAAGAAGGCATCACGGTATATGGTCAACGTGCGGACAGGCGCAATGAGCACCTGCAAAATATCCAAAGTGTACTTGGTCACCAACCCCATCTCCTCATGGATAATGGAGCTGATCTGGCGCGTACCTTCATTCAACAGTATGATACTAACTCTCTTATTGGTGGTACGGAGGAGACAACGACCGGGGCCAATCTTCTGCGTGAAGAGACGGATGAGAACATTCCTTTCCCCATCATTGTTATTAATGATAGTCCACTCAAACGAATCATGGAAAATGAACATGGTGTCGGACAGACCATTATTGAAGGTTTCATGCGTACTACAAACCTGATTCTGCCTACACGTCGTTTCGTCATCGTAGGTTATGGAACCTGTGGACGAGGCATCGCCAAATATTTGCGGAATCTGGGCAGTCAGGTCGTCGTTGTTGAAACCGATCCGATTGCCGGTCTGGAAGCGGCGCTGGATGGGTTCAGAGTGGCACGATTGGAGGATACATTTGCATTTGCCCAAGTGTACATTACTGTCACTGGCCGTCCTAACGCCATTCTGAAGGAACATTTTAATCAAATGAATGATGGAACGATCCTCGCCAATGCCGGACATTTTTCTTGGGAGATGGATCTGGAAAGTCTCCGTCAGGAGGCGGAGCATACGGAACAACTGACAGCGGATATCGAACAATTTACATTAACCAACGGACGCCGACTCATGCTACTTACTCAAGGCGAGATGCTGAACCTGGCTGGTGGCAGCGGCAACCCTGCCGAAACGATGGATCTAGGCTTGTCCCTGCAAGCCGCCTCCCTCCTATATCTTGTACAACAACGCCAACATCTCACCCTAGGACCACAGCCGGTTCCTCATAGCGTTAACAACACCATTGCCGGACAGATGCTGAAGCATTTAAGCTACAAAATCTAA